One part of the Solea solea chromosome 16, fSolSol10.1, whole genome shotgun sequence genome encodes these proteins:
- the LOC131475737 gene encoding MBT domain-containing protein 1-like isoform X2: MGGLAWGKPPTKKAKVLHKQPLMTKLTSCSQHQINQQGGAKKSVAVDMFDWGRYLGHGDVTGAPVSCFKHVSMEKWWRDISEGVRLEVLNSDSCLPMKVYWIAAVIKLAGFKALLRYEGFDSDSSRDFWLNLCVPDIHPVGWCAAGGKPLVPPQGILHRFTNWKSFLVKRLTGSKTLPVDFSSKVQESMQFPFKKQMRLEVVDKTHLCRTRVALIEQVIGGRLRLVYEECDDGTDDFWCHMYSPLIHSIGWSRSIGHRFKRSDVSKKLDAQLDAPGQLFAKVKEVDQSGAWFQDGMKLEAIDPLNLSTICVATVRKVLADGYLMIGIDGSEAADGSDWFCYHSTSPSIFPAGFCDINNIELTPPRGYTSLPFRWFEYLMESNSVAAPVNLFNKDIPNHGFCPGMKLEAVDLMEPRLVCVATVTRIVHRLLRIHFDGWEDEYDQWVDCESPDLYPVGWCQLTGYQLQPPAVNAGSRELQSTASKQRKKSQQYRGQKKKRKLPIAKRPVSLSGAVVTGVPRSLSGDENETPPDYPSPPTPAPAAPPLSAEPESSGIHGEGRAASKVKDEDTAGTQVCPDRTEPATNGSSAPFFTEQEQQ; encoded by the exons ATGGGAGGACTGGCATGG gggAAACCTCCCACTAAAAAGGCTAAAGTGTTACACAAACAGCCTCTGATGACCAAACTCACTTCCTGCTCTCAGCATCAGATCAACCAGCAGGGCGGCGCCAAAAAGAGTG ttgctGTGGACATGTTTGACTGGGGTCGTTATCTTGGACATGGAGACGTGACAGGAGCACCGGTCAGCTGCTTCAAACAt GTCTCCATGGAGAAGTGGTGGAGAGACATCAGTGAAGGAGTTCGTCTGGAAGTTCTGAACTCTGACAGTTGTTTACCTATGAAGGTGTACTGGATCGCTGCTGTCATTAAACTGGCtg GTTTTAAAGCTCTACTACGTTACGAAGGCTTTGACAGCGACTCGTCCAGAGATTTCTGGTTGAACCTGTGTGTGCCGGACATTCACCCTGTGGGCTGGTGCGCTGCAGGAGGAAAACCACTGGTCCCCCCTCAGG gtatcCTCCACAGATTCACTAACTGGAAAAGCTTCCTGGTTAAAAGACTGACGGGCTCTAAAACGCTGCCAGTGGACTTCTCCTCTAAG GTGCAGGAGAGTATGCAGTTTCCATTTAAGAAGCAGATGAGGCTGGAGGTGGTGGATAAGACTCATCTGTGTCGCACTCGAGTTGCTCTGATTGAACAA GTGATCGGTGGACGTCTCCGTCTCGTGTACGAGGAGTGTGACGACGGGACGGACGACTTCTGGTGCCACATGTACAGCCCGCTAATTCACAGCATTGGCTGGTCCCGATCCATCGGACACCGCTTCAAACGGTCCG ACGTGTCCAAGAAGCTGGACGCTCAGCTGGACGCTCCGGGACAGCTGTTCGCCAAG gtgAAGGAGGTGGACCAGAGCGGGGCCTGGTTCCAGGACGGGATGAAGCTGGAGGCCATCGATCCGCTCAACCTGTCCACCATCTGTGTGGCTACAGTCAGGAAG GTTCTGGCTGACGGGTACCTGATGATCGGTATCGATGGATCGGAGGCGGCTGACGGGTCGGACTGGTTCTGTTATCACTCCACCTCCCCCTCCATCTTCCCCGCCGGCTTCTGTGACATCAACAACATTGAGTTGACACCACCTAGAG GTTACACCAGCCTGCCGTTCAGATGGTTTGAATATCTGATGGAAAGCAATTCTGTGGCTGCTCCGGTCAACCTCTTCAACAAG GACATCCCAAACCACGGCTTCTGTCCTGGCATGAAGCTGGAGGCCGTGGACCTCATGGAGCCCCGGTTGGTCTGCGTCGCCACGGTTACCCGCATTGTCCACCGGCTGCTGAGGATACACTTTGACGGCTGGGAGGACGAGTACGACCAGTGGGTGGACTGTGAGTCACCTGACCTGTACCCCGTCGGGTGGTGTCAGCTGACAGGCTACCAGCTGCAGCCCCCTGCTGTTAACGCAG gctCCAGAGAACTTCAGTCCACTGCATCCAAACAGAGGAAGAAGTCCCAGCAGTACAGAGGACAGAAGAAAA AGAGGAAGTTGCCCATCGCTAAGCGACCAGTGAGTCTCTCTGGTGCCGTGGTAACAGGCGTCCCCAGGAGCCTATCAGGAGACGAGAACGAGACGCCGCCAGATTACCCATCACCCCCCACTCCCGCCCCAGCTGCCCCACCCCTTTCGGCAGAGCCAGAGAGCAGCGGCATCCACGGCGAGGGCAGGGCAG CTTCAAAGGTTAAAGACGAGGACACTGCGGGGACACAGGTTTGTCCTGACAGGACTGAACCAGCAACCAACGGATCCTCCGCACCATTCTTCAccgagcaggagcagcagtag
- the LOC131475737 gene encoding MBT domain-containing protein 1-like isoform X1, producing METSRDPVERPCRKRRDSFGMMDGLDEDRSSCSTESSGGSGASSPEDSDDEELGGGGGGGVTQITHSSSLTLIKTNGQVYTYPDGRTGMATCEMCGMVGVRDAFYSKTKRFCSVSCSRSFSSNSKKASILARLQGKPPTKKAKVLHKQPLMTKLTSCSQHQINQQGGAKKSVAVDMFDWGRYLGHGDVTGAPVSCFKHVSMEKWWRDISEGVRLEVLNSDSCLPMKVYWIAAVIKLAGFKALLRYEGFDSDSSRDFWLNLCVPDIHPVGWCAAGGKPLVPPQGILHRFTNWKSFLVKRLTGSKTLPVDFSSKVQESMQFPFKKQMRLEVVDKTHLCRTRVALIEQVIGGRLRLVYEECDDGTDDFWCHMYSPLIHSIGWSRSIGHRFKRSDVSKKLDAQLDAPGQLFAKVKEVDQSGAWFQDGMKLEAIDPLNLSTICVATVRKVLADGYLMIGIDGSEAADGSDWFCYHSTSPSIFPAGFCDINNIELTPPRGYTSLPFRWFEYLMESNSVAAPVNLFNKDIPNHGFCPGMKLEAVDLMEPRLVCVATVTRIVHRLLRIHFDGWEDEYDQWVDCESPDLYPVGWCQLTGYQLQPPAVNAGSRELQSTASKQRKKSQQYRGQKKKRKLPIAKRPVSLSGAVVTGVPRSLSGDENETPPDYPSPPTPAPAAPPLSAEPESSGIHGEGRAASKVKDEDTAGTQVCPDRTEPATNGSSAPFFTEQEQQ from the exons ATGGAAACCTCCAGAGACCCG GTGGAGCGTCCGTGCAGGAAGAGGCGGGACTCCTTTGGGATGATGGACGGTTTGGACGAGGaccgcagcagctgcagcactgAGTCCAGCGGGGGCAGTGGAGCGTCCAGCCCTGAggacagtgatgatgaagagttaggaggaggaggaggaggaggagtgactCAGATCACACACTCGTCCTCCCTGACACTCATCAAGACCAACGGACAGGTGTACACGTATCCTGATGGGAGGACTGGCATGG cGACATGTGAGATGTGTGGCATGGTCGGAGTCAGAGATGCTTTCTACAGTAAAACCAAACGCTTCTGCAGCGTCTCCTGCTCCAGAAGTTTCTCCTCCAACTCCAAGAAGGCGAGCATCCTCGCCAGactgcag gggAAACCTCCCACTAAAAAGGCTAAAGTGTTACACAAACAGCCTCTGATGACCAAACTCACTTCCTGCTCTCAGCATCAGATCAACCAGCAGGGCGGCGCCAAAAAGAGTG ttgctGTGGACATGTTTGACTGGGGTCGTTATCTTGGACATGGAGACGTGACAGGAGCACCGGTCAGCTGCTTCAAACAt GTCTCCATGGAGAAGTGGTGGAGAGACATCAGTGAAGGAGTTCGTCTGGAAGTTCTGAACTCTGACAGTTGTTTACCTATGAAGGTGTACTGGATCGCTGCTGTCATTAAACTGGCtg GTTTTAAAGCTCTACTACGTTACGAAGGCTTTGACAGCGACTCGTCCAGAGATTTCTGGTTGAACCTGTGTGTGCCGGACATTCACCCTGTGGGCTGGTGCGCTGCAGGAGGAAAACCACTGGTCCCCCCTCAGG gtatcCTCCACAGATTCACTAACTGGAAAAGCTTCCTGGTTAAAAGACTGACGGGCTCTAAAACGCTGCCAGTGGACTTCTCCTCTAAG GTGCAGGAGAGTATGCAGTTTCCATTTAAGAAGCAGATGAGGCTGGAGGTGGTGGATAAGACTCATCTGTGTCGCACTCGAGTTGCTCTGATTGAACAA GTGATCGGTGGACGTCTCCGTCTCGTGTACGAGGAGTGTGACGACGGGACGGACGACTTCTGGTGCCACATGTACAGCCCGCTAATTCACAGCATTGGCTGGTCCCGATCCATCGGACACCGCTTCAAACGGTCCG ACGTGTCCAAGAAGCTGGACGCTCAGCTGGACGCTCCGGGACAGCTGTTCGCCAAG gtgAAGGAGGTGGACCAGAGCGGGGCCTGGTTCCAGGACGGGATGAAGCTGGAGGCCATCGATCCGCTCAACCTGTCCACCATCTGTGTGGCTACAGTCAGGAAG GTTCTGGCTGACGGGTACCTGATGATCGGTATCGATGGATCGGAGGCGGCTGACGGGTCGGACTGGTTCTGTTATCACTCCACCTCCCCCTCCATCTTCCCCGCCGGCTTCTGTGACATCAACAACATTGAGTTGACACCACCTAGAG GTTACACCAGCCTGCCGTTCAGATGGTTTGAATATCTGATGGAAAGCAATTCTGTGGCTGCTCCGGTCAACCTCTTCAACAAG GACATCCCAAACCACGGCTTCTGTCCTGGCATGAAGCTGGAGGCCGTGGACCTCATGGAGCCCCGGTTGGTCTGCGTCGCCACGGTTACCCGCATTGTCCACCGGCTGCTGAGGATACACTTTGACGGCTGGGAGGACGAGTACGACCAGTGGGTGGACTGTGAGTCACCTGACCTGTACCCCGTCGGGTGGTGTCAGCTGACAGGCTACCAGCTGCAGCCCCCTGCTGTTAACGCAG gctCCAGAGAACTTCAGTCCACTGCATCCAAACAGAGGAAGAAGTCCCAGCAGTACAGAGGACAGAAGAAAA AGAGGAAGTTGCCCATCGCTAAGCGACCAGTGAGTCTCTCTGGTGCCGTGGTAACAGGCGTCCCCAGGAGCCTATCAGGAGACGAGAACGAGACGCCGCCAGATTACCCATCACCCCCCACTCCCGCCCCAGCTGCCCCACCCCTTTCGGCAGAGCCAGAGAGCAGCGGCATCCACGGCGAGGGCAGGGCAG CTTCAAAGGTTAAAGACGAGGACACTGCGGGGACACAGGTTTGTCCTGACAGGACTGAACCAGCAACCAACGGATCCTCCGCACCATTCTTCAccgagcaggagcagcagtag
- the LOC131475728 gene encoding uncharacterized protein LOC131475728 — protein sequence MKHKHQHSASVDVVWKRQCSAASGSCLDKRPTAELQQVRCLVAANQMLACQIQEELDRKCVRERRQLDGHLRTVSLLQRQISESLSAQAEIKLQLLSVKITVTTFSTKCHKEHERRGHLEAELSDLRRQEEELRLQKLPQLRRLLADQTHQQGALQTQHQQDLQGLLAQVSRGVAVQSSHLMQHVDKWRGTASSHDRQLVQQEELRSSALILEEEELRSRALILEEEELRSRALILEEEELRSRALILEEELQRQQSLNALLEDRHVEQAEHCDFQLVALQQRAESVSRGLDCELQAAVQQAAEHQALLDVNNTLHTELRGYRKLLDGFLSQPLKFNPTVRSFPDTSRKVTLDRGITAQGRNFWTMEVQTVSKGHVCTVKQTPAVIVLLETVTTKRLTSIHNKKPQNSPLALCNTSHLIDSIHDPGTLRTGAPIERTTTGLDKGAVNKSKTESPETAGVTNTGPGGETEIKQAPYLILQTTTELMTATNQIHHLNGHDPATGRSPAIVTSVKLETLSESARDEDYLCCRSEEDQGEVNPIPDKKLDREEKKEENQRAEEDGALRFSQNMVSSGLSNSKQNQTKDPDTQSTTETSSNCSQVRNNSPEILHMVELEGSSGSVNGAHDTNKEQVDLLSTAEQKKYPSLTDSGIGLSYCDFEELPGPVTSHGFLSPTETVAGLSPEICPIPLEAELIMSDQVFFQADLKKHMKSPNDSDPSVSPVEMKEKLSLNSEEEDEEVYLSLTEANANVRPVETYILSTKEDWKSSSLRGEIRMNEPSTGSQESPLLAKEPVTNHPGPGGLVLYGGSPTGASLLREGNTDNSSVASDVLMRLPESGRSSSRVAEEGLVPEESHGCKSRVSLSGRGSNEGSSVKTAVPSQPRAKQFGSRGSGEWTGYGLARAEIQPEARGSGAEGRVYGGSLKGISSPNLDIEECPSVTSNLATSPPEKGRFGSGEWRVYGGRVRHMSSPARSFSLPETQPESTCLPTCPPLPRGEGRFGSTGSGEWRVYGGNAACLSLTDRVNANDNQALSLLSGPRLSSSRLSSNGVVRRSRSVGSGGKLSSSGSGDCKPVYNSASGRRSSAGSAGGGRTLCSQRAASPGGRTSVSGGSGDWLNSFTTGWNRISSAGSQGSGSEGSRAGGRVRSTSGSGRTNNSTGGRVISSSDRPIRSTGSGTGGNKERISVCKMAALKISEVGRERSQERRKQQQQQQHKAAVSSPLHLTSGGGVTSVSPDNRDDITRL from the exons atgaaacacaaacatcagcatTCAGCGTCTGTGGACGTCGTGTGGAAACGTCAGTGCTCGGCAGCTTCAGGCTCCTGTTTGGACAAGAGGCCAACGGCAGAGCTGCAGCAG GTCCGGTGTCTtgtggcagccaatcaaatgCTTGCGTGTCAGAtccaggaggagctggacaGGAAATGTGTCAGAGAGCGGAGACAGCTGGATGGACACCTGAGGACAGTGTCCCTTCTGCAGCGGCAG atCAGTGAAAGTCTCTCAGCCCAGGCAGAGATAAAACTGCAGCTGCTCAGTGTAAAGATCACTGTCACCACCTTCAGtaccaa ATGCCATAAAGAGCATGAGCGTCGTGGTCATTTGGAGGCGGAGCTTTCTGAcctgaggagacaggaggaggagctgaggctTCAAAAACTACCGCAGCTGCGGCGTCTGCTGGCCGATCAGACTCATCAACAGGGGGCGCTACAAACACAACACCaacag GACTTACAGGGTCTCCTAGCACAGGTGTCAAGGGGCGTGGCCGTCCAGTCATCACACCTAATGCAGCATGTGGACAAGTGGAGAGGGACGGCGTCCAGCCATGACCGCCAG CTTGTCCAGCAGGAGGAACTAAGAAGCAGTGCGTTGattctggaggaggaggagctaaggAGCAGAGCGTTGattctggaggaggaggagctaaggAGCAGAGCACTGattctggaggaggaggagcttaggAGCAGAGCGCTGATTCTGGAGGAGGAGCTACAGCGACAGCAGAGTCTG AACGCTCTGCTGGAGGACCGACATGTGGAGCAGGCAGAGCACTGCGACTTCCAGCTGGTGGCGCTGCAGCAGCGAGCAGAGAGTGTGAGCAGAGGCCTGGACTGTGAGCTGCAGGCTGCAGTTCAGCAGGCTGCAGAACATCAGGCCCTGCTGGACGTCAACAACACGCTGCACACAGAGCTACGAGGCTACAGGAAGCTGCTGGATGG ATTTTTAAGTCAACCTTTAAAATTCAACCCTACCGTGAGGTCTTTCCCAGACACCTCCAGAAAAGTCACGCTGGACAGAGGAATCACTGCCCAGGGCAGAAACTTCTGGACGATGGAGGTTCAGACGGTCTCTAAAGGCCACGTCTGTACCGTCAAACAAACACCTGCAGTTATCGTACTTTTAGAAACTGTCACCACGAAAAGGTTAACCAGCATCCATAATAAAAAGCCACAAAACTCACCACTGGCCTTGTGCAACACATCACATCTGATCGACTCAATCCATGACCCTGGAACCTTGAGGACAGGAGCTCCTATTGAGAGAACCACCACAGGTTTGGACAAAGGAGCTGTCAATAAGTCCAAAACAGAGAGTCCTGAAACAGCTGGAGTCACCAACACTGGTCCTGGTGGAGAAACAGAAATAAAGCAAGCACCATATTTGATCCTGCAGACAACCACAGAGTTAATGACAGCAACAAATCAAATTCATCACCTCAACGGCCATGACCCAGCTACAGGCCGGAGTCCTGCTATAGTCACATCAGTAAAACTAGAGACTCTATCAGAAAGTGCAAGGGATGAAGATTACCTCTGTTGTAGGTCTGAAGAGGATCAGGGTGAGGTGAACCCGATACCAGACAAGAAGCTCGAcagggaagaaaagaaagaagaaaaccaaagagcagaagaagacggTGCTTTGCGATTCAGTCAGAACATGGTATCGTCCGGTTTGTCCAAcagcaaacaaaaccaaaccaaagacCCTGATACACAGTCCACCACTGAAACCTCCTCAAACTGCAGCCAAGTCAGAAACAACAGTCCAGAGATTCTGCACATGGTTGAATTAGAAGGAAGTTCAGGGTCAGTCAACGGTGCTCATGATACCAACAAGGAACAGGTTGATTTGTTAAGTACTGCAGAGCAGAAAAAGTATCCAAGTCTAACAGATTCTGGCATAGGTTTGAGTTACTGTGACTTTGAAGAGCTTCCAGGTCCAGTAACCTCACATGGATTTCTGAGCCCAACAGAAACAGTTGCAGGTTTAAGCCCAGAAATTTGTCCAATCCCACTTGAGGCAGAGCTGATAATGAGCGATCAAGTATTTTTCCAAGCTGATctgaaaaaacacatgaaaagccCAAATGACTCAGATCCAAGTGTGAGTCCAGTTGAGATGAAGGAGAAGCTGAGTTTAAACAGcgaagaggaagacgaggaagtTTACCTGAGTCTGACTGAGGCAAACGCAAATGTGAGACCAGTCGAGACTTACATTCTCTCAACAAAAGAGGATTGGAAGTCCTCATCGTTGAGAGGAGAAATAAGAATGAATGAACCCAGTACAGGGAGCCAAGAAAGTCCATTGTTGGCCAAAGAGCCTGTGACAAACCATCCAGGACCAGGAGGGTTGGTTCTGTACGGGGGAAGTCCTACTGGTGCCAGTTTACTGAGGGAAGGGAACACAGACAATAGCTCAGTAGCTTCAGATGTTCTGATGAGGCTTCCAGAATCAGGGCGATCCAGCAGCAGAGTAGCAGAGGAGGGTTTGGTTCCTGAAGAAAGTCATGGTTGTAAAAGCAGAGTGAGTTTGTCCGGCAGAGGGAGTAATGAAGGGTCATCAGTAAAAACGGCTGTTCCAAGTCAACCAAGGGCAAAACAGTTTGGCAGCAGAGGAAGTGGAGAGTGGACGGGTTACGGGTTAGCCAGAGCAGAAATACAACCAGAAGCCAGAGGGAGTGGTGCTGAAGGCAGGGTTTATGGCGGCAGTCTGAAAGGTATTAGCTCACCAAACTTGGATATTGAAGAATGTCCATCAGTAACCTCAAACCTGGCAACAAGCCCTCCTGAAAAAGGGAGGTTTGGCAGTGGAGAATGGAGAGTTTATGGTGGAAGGGTTCGACATATGAGCAGCCCGGCTCGCAGCTTTAGCTTACCTGAAACCCAACCAGAGTCCACATGTCTACCAACCTGCCCACCACTTCCACGAGGAGAAGGGAGATTTGGTAGCACAGGAAGTGGAGAGTGGAGAGTTTATGGTGGAAATGCTGCATGTTTGAGTTTAACAGACAGGGTCAATGCTAATGACAACCAAGCGCTGAGTCTGCTGAGTGGACCAAGACTCAGCAGTAGCAGGTTGAGCTCAAACGGTGTCGTTAGACGTAGCAGGAGTGTCGGAAGTGGTGGTAAATTAAGTAGCTCCGGCAGTGGTGACTGTAAACCTGTTTACAACTCAGCTAGTGGGCGCAGGAGCAGTGCAGGGAGCGCAGGTGGAGGGAGGACACTCTGCAGCCAAAGAGCCGCGAGTCCTGGGGGAAGGACAAGTGTTAGCGGGGGAAGCGGAGATTGGCTCAACAGTTTCACGACTGGTTGGAATCGTATTAGCAGCGCTGGGTCTCAAGGCAGTGGCAGCGAAGGCAGCCGAGCTGGAGGAAGGGTCCGTAGCACCTCTGGGTCAGGTAGGACCAATAATAGCACAGGGGGGAGGGTCATTAGCAGCAGTGACCGGCCAATCAGGAGCACCGGCAGTGGCACTGGTGGCAACAAGGAGAGAATCAGTGTTTGCAAGATGGCGGCGCTGAAGATCTCAGAGGTGGGAAGAGAGAGAAGTcaggagagaagaaaacaacaacaacaacaacaacacaaggctgcag TGTCTTCTCCACTCCACTTGACCTCAGGGGGCGGGGTCACGAGCGTCTCTCCTGACAACCGTGATGACATCACGCGTCTGTGA